The following are encoded in a window of Spea bombifrons isolate aSpeBom1 chromosome 2, aSpeBom1.2.pri, whole genome shotgun sequence genomic DNA:
- the ERBB3 gene encoding receptor tyrosine-protein kinase erbB-3 isoform X1: MGYLAGMWALAALWGFAVAPVASYNVCSGTVNGLSIHGDAHYQMQTLREMYTNCEIVMGNLEIVLIDNSQDLSFLKSIHEVTGYVLIALNIFTYLPLENLRVIRGKHLFENKYALYLLLNNQVNGPLGIHTLGFHQLTEIVEGSIHITENIHLCFIETIDWEDILPNPNYDIEKKDNNETCPPCHHSCDGKCWGPGKEDCQKLTKTICAQQCNGRCYGRKPSECCHDECAGGCTGSSNRQCVACRHFNNDGACVPHCPRLLIYNHLSNRLEQNPDVRYQYGGTCVKNCPRNFVIDQSSCVRACPNNKMEVDKNGIKMCEPCPGLCPKACEGTGHGSKYAMVDSTNIDTFVNCTKILGNLDFLNLGFEGDEWKEIPPLDPNKLSVFQSVQEITGYLSIQSWPKHMLDFSVFSNLTTIGGRTLYNRGFSLLVMKNKNVTSLGFRSLREVSAGKVYIADNKALCYYNTVNWTYLFPTRRQATEMKNNKPPDQCVKEQNQCDPLCSSAGCWGPGPDQCLSCENYSRDGICVSTCNFTQGDNREYASAGVCQLCHSECLKIDGDLTCNGTGPDACVKCANVKDGLDCVSKCPNGIFGDNGPIFKYPDANNDCQSCHENCTQGCIGPGIKNCVGMAVHAAESKTPTVVAVAVAASIFVLCCCVLLTLLYWRGLQIRKKRAMRRYLERGECMDMMEASEKANTVQARIFKDTELKKLKILGSGAFGTVHKGIWIPEGDSVKIPVSIKVIQDRSGRQSFHAVTDHMLTMGSLDHAYIVRLLGICPGSQLQLVTQFLPMGSLLQHVRKNKDTGTIGPQLLLNWCVQIAKGMYYLEEHCMVHRNLSARNILMKTVNHVQVSDFGVADLLYPDDKKYCYNEIKQTPIKWMALESIHFGKYTHQSDVWSYGVTLWEMMTFGEEPYTGIRLSEVPDLLEKGERLSQPPICTIDVYMVMVKCWMIDENIRPTFKELGNEFTRMARDPPRYLVIKKDSDTPQSPLSGEQLHSSPQEGEELETDTDTDLESEEMGPQPKTPSTLYISRQRIDYSRSQSLLSSVAGYLPMNQSMTSVNRRGTVHRVDPGPRHSSRRREDSLGRTVSESSEGCCTSSDLETAEETSYAEGSFGRSSRCRLDSAYRSQRESLLAATPDEDSEYILPELSQGGLSRDGTLKSQGSGSVTPHPPHASDEEDEEYEYMNKRTQPTTVKADKPENEYIDIRGAADTNSECITTSTADEDYEYGNKEDYEYMNEQSKCKHTESVVDNDLEEYTYMNRSGRSRDDSTSEDKQGYEDMNLMASRPHSLDKTAGLPQTFNREALQKVYIQPSDCAFDNPGYWNSCLFAKTDTKNEVQCPDLLTVRN; encoded by the exons TGTGTTCGGGGACAGTGAATGGCCTCAGTATTCATGGAGACGCCCACTACCAGATGCAGACCTTGAGGGAGATGTACACCAACTGTGAGATCGTGATGGGAAACCTGGAGATTGTGCTCATAGACAATAGCCAAGATTTGTCTTTTTTGAAG TCCATACATGAAGTGACTGGATATGTGCTGATCGCTCTCAATATTTTCACTTACCTGCCCCTGGAAAACCTGCGTGTCATCCGAGGGAAACACCTATTCGAAAATAAATATGCGCTCTACCTTTTGCTGAACAATCAAGTAAATGGCCCACTGGGGATCCACACGCTTGGCTTCCACCAGTTGACAG AGATCGTTGAGGGTTCTATTCATATAACCGAAAACATACACCTGTGCTTCATAGAGACAATTGACTGGGAAGATATTCTACCCAATCCAAACTATGACATTGAGAAGAAAGACAACAACGAGACCT GTCCACCGTGTCATCATTCATGTGATGGGAAGTGTTGGGGACCAGGAAAGGAAGACTGTCAGAAAT TGACAAAGACCATTTGCGCACAGCAGTGCAATGGACGCTGCTATGGCAGGAAGCCATCAGAGTGCTGCCACGATGAGTGCGCAGGAGGCTGCACCGGGTCCTCGAATCGGCAGTGTGTC GCATGTCGGCACTTTAATAATGACGGCGCCTGTGTCCCGCACTGTCCTCGGCTACTGATTTACAACCACCTGTCCAATCGATTGGAACAAAACCCAGATGTCAGATACCAATATGGAGGCACGTGTGTCAAGAACTGCCCCC GTAATTTTGTGATTGATCAGAGTTCCTGTGTCCGTGCTTGTCCAAACAACAAGATGGAAGTGGATAAAAATGGGATTAAGATGTGTGAACCATGCCCAGGACTTTGCCCTAAAG CCTGTGAGGGGACAGGACATGGGAGTAAATATGCTATGGTTGACTCTACTAATATTGATACATTTGTCAACTGCACCAAAATTCTGGGAAATCTGGACTTTCTCAACCTTGGTTTTGAAGG GGATGAGTGGAAAGAAATCCCACCTCTGGACCCAAACAAGCTCAGTGTCTTCCAATCCGTACAAGAGATCACAG GGTACTTAAGTATTCAGTCCTGGCCAAAACACATGCTTGACTTCAGTGTCTTCTCTAACCTCACTACTATTGGAGGCCGAACTCTCTATAA CCGCGGCTTTTCATTGCTCgtgatgaaaaacaaaaacgtaaCATCTCTGGGATTCCGCTCTCTACGGGAAGTCAGTGCTGGCAAGGTCTATATTGCAGACAACAAAGCACTCTGCTACTACAACACTGTAAACTGGACGTATTTGTTTCCAACACGCCGACAGGCAACAGAAATGAAGAACAACAAGCCTCCAGACCAGTGTG TTAAAGAACAAAATCAATGTGACCCTCTATGTTCTTCTGCGGGATGTTGGGGTCCTGGACCTGACCAATGCCTTTCTTGCGAGAACTATAGCCGTGACGGTATCTGTGTGTCAACCTGCAACTTTACACAGGG TGATAACAGGGAGTATGCCAGTGCAGGTGTGTGCCAACTCTGCCATTCAGAATGCCTCAAGATTGATGGTGACCTGACTTGCAATGGAACA GGACCTGATGCCTGTGTTAAATGTGCAAACGTTAAAGATGGGCTAGACTGTGTGAGCAAGTGCCCTAACGGGATCTTTGGAGACAATGGACCCATTTTCAAGTACCCCGATGCCAACAATGACTGTCAATCATGTCACGAAAACTGCACACAAGG GTGCATAGGGCCTGGGATTAAAAATTGTGTTGGCATGGCCGTACATGCAGCTGAAAG CAAGACTCCCACGGTGGTTGCGGTGGCTGTAGCGGCATCCATATTTGTACTCTGCTGCTGTGTTCTTCTTACTCTGCTTTATTGGAGAGGACTGCAAATCCGCAAGAAGCGAGCCATGCGGCGATATCTGGAGAGAGGAGAG TGCATGGATATGATGGAAGCGTCAGAAAAGGCTAACACTGTACAAGCACGAATATTCAAAGACACTGAGCTAAAGAAACTGAAGATCTTGGGCTCTGGAGCGTTTGGCACGGTACACAAG GGTATATGGATCCCAGAAGGAGACTCTGTTAAAATCCCTGTCAGCATCAAAGTTATTCAAGATCGCAGTGGACGGCAGAGCTTTCATGCAGTTACTGAT CACATGCTAACAATGGGCAGCCTTGATCATGCCTATATAGTACGTTTGCTTGGCATCTGCCCAGGCTCACAGCTCCAGCTGGTCACCCAGTTCCTGCCAATGGGCTCATTACTCCAGCACGTACGCAAGAACAAGGACACCGGCACCATCGGCCCTCAGCTGTTACTCAATTGGTGTGTGCAGATTGCCAAG GGTATGTATTATCTGGAAGAACATTGTATGGTCCATAGAAATCTTTCAGCCCGGAACATCCTCATGAAAACTGTCAATCACGTCCAAGTGTCAGACTTTGGTGTGGCAGACCTGCTGTACCCTGATGACAAGAAATATTGCTACAATGAAATAAAG CAGACACCAATTAAATGGATGGCTCTGGAAAGTATACACTTTGGGAAATACACCCATCAGAGTGATGTCTGGAGCTATG GAGTGACTCTGTGGGAAATGATGACTTTTGGGGAAGAGCCTTATACAGGAATCCGTTTATCTGAAGTGCCCGACCTCCTCGAGAAAGGCGAGCGTCTCTCCCAGCCGCCGATCTGCACCATTGATGTGTACATGGTAATGGTAAAAT GCTGGATGATCGACGAGAATATCCGCCCTACATTCAAGGAACTGGGTAACGAGTTTACTCGTATGGCCAGAGATCCTCCCCGATACCTGGTTATAAAG AAGGACAGTGACACACCTCAGTCTCCACTTTCCGGGGAGCAGTTACATTCGAGTCCACAAGAAGGCGAGGAGCTAGAAACTGATACCGACACTGACCTAGAATCAGAAGAGATGGGTCCCCAACCCAAAACACCCAGCACCCTCTACATTTCACGTCAACGGATTGACTACTCTAGG aGTCAGAGTTTATTGAGCTCTGTTGCGGGGTATCTGCCCATGAACCAAAGCATGACCAGTGTGAACAGAAGG GGTACTGTGCATCGCGTTGACCCAGGCCCCAGACATAGTTCCCGCAGAAGAGAGGACTCTCTGGGTCGCACAGTGTCAGAGTCATCAGAAGGCTGCTGCACCTCCTCAGACCTGGAGACAGCGGAGGAGACCTCGTACGCTGAAGGCAGCTTTGGCCGCAGCTCCCGCTGCCGTCTGGACAGCGCGTACCGTTCCCAGCGGGAAAGTCTCCTGGCTGCTACACCGGATGAAGACAGCGAGTACATCCTGCCTGAGCTCAGTCAGGGAG GTCTGTCAAGGGATGGAACACTAAAATCCCAAGGATCAGGATCTGTTACCCCGCACCCACCCCATGCCAGCgatgaagaagatgaagagTATGAATATATGAACAAAAGAACACAGCCCACCACGGTGAAAGCAGATAAACCGGAGAACGAGTATATAGATATCAGGGGAGCGGCGGATACCAATAGCGAGTGCATTACCACCTCTACAGCAGATGAAGATTATGAATATGGCAACAAGGAGGAttatgaatatatgaatgaaCAGAGCAAGTGCAAACACACGGAAAGTGTAGTGGACAATGACTTGGAAGAATACACTTACATGAATCGAAGTGGCAGATCAAGGGATGACAGCACCTCAGAGGACAAGCAGGGCTATGAGGACATGAACTTAATGGCCAGCCGGCCCCATTCATTGGACAAAACTGCTGGGCTTCCCCAAACTTTTAATCGAGAGGCACTACAGAAAGTGTACATTCAACCTTCAGATTGTGCGTTTGATAATCCAGGCTATTGGAACAGTTGCCTATTTGCAAAGACTGATACCAAGAATGAGGTTCAGTGTCCAGATTTACTAACTGTACGGAACTGA